A part of Dreissena polymorpha isolate Duluth1 chromosome 13, UMN_Dpol_1.0, whole genome shotgun sequence genomic DNA contains:
- the LOC127854772 gene encoding tyrosinase-like protein produces MFCIQQFMWKPDRVRWEDYNITKTDMAFLNGLLESMMKPTRTKHSRSKRQVGGPGGIFPPTGFRIRREYRRISDRRRNAFHEAVRMLKMNGQYDTFANLHRGIVTDSAHGGANFLGWHRVYLALFEEAIRRIDRRISLPYWDSTLDFEMVNPANSIVFSPAFLGNGDGVVTTGPFANWAAPNGPLTRNIGGESSLFTKAIIRRIMTRCRTREIMPPTALPPFDLEGFHGGPHLWVGGQMRDAETAAHDPVFFLHHAFVDFIWEMFRIHQARDCRVNPNVDYPQDTPVLHAAMRPMDGLPGYVNFDGYRSYWTQMWFRYERSPSCPVCRSPYLRCNPARGVCVSVERMLAPDEGAPGAMGAMGFSAFGRASSPSAARARAQVAMLPVGRIFRGPPSEPRTQAAQASMAGVAALRRKRRALPQKDMVSVPFVGENSNQQTISQPLGIGEKFIGPESDGRTSDVLGKNIASVVFARQNVENATQDVYSGNAFPVAEPMPLLTVPGSDSLDSYMEYPSLYTINSSASDGLFVPVQVTYSVVGIDMSAQTPSTKCLPSDAVSAHIKVSAQGLNYLGEYTDYAVVDTRDSLPSAHVIIAMRAPEIGPSISMITASHGCGQMCKPMCIATETDTLQYKPCSGILWIYPKDATAYARSYDKAAEIIAKGGTKFPILFQCHMESQPKQGL; encoded by the exons ATGTTTTGTATCCAGCAGTTCATGTGGAAACCTGACAGGGTGCGCTGGGAGGACTACAACATCACAAAGACGGACATGGCATTCCTAAATGGCCTTCTTGAATCC ATGATGAAACCAACAAGGACTAAGCACTCAAGAAGCAAGCGACAGGTCGGTGGTCCAGGTGGTATATTCCCACCGACAGGATTCCGAATCAGACGGGAATATAGACGGATATCCGACCGGAGAAGGAATGCATTTCACGAAGCAGTGCGCATGTTGAAAATG AATGGACAGTATGACACGTTCGCCAATCTGCATCGAGGAATTGTTACCGATTCTGCACACGGTGGTGCCAACTTTCTTGGATGGCATAGAGTCTATCTAGCCCT TTTCGAGGAAGCAATACGAAGAATTGACAGACGAATTTCATTGCCGTACTGGGACTCCACGCTTGACTTCGAAATGGTCAATCCGGCAAACTCAATCGTATTTTCACCTGCCTTCCTTGGAAACGGTGACGGAGTGGTTACCACGGGACCATTCGCCAACTGGGCAGCACCGAATGGTCCCCTGACCAGAAATATAGGTGGCGAAAGTTCGCTGTTCACCAAAGCAATTATCCGAAGGATCATGACGCGTTGTCGGACTCGCGAAATCATGCCACCAACTGCGCTACCtccatttgaccttgaaggattccACGGTGGTCCTCACCTTTGGGTTGGTGGACAGATGAGAGATGCTGAAACAGCCGCTCACGATCCCGTATTTTTTCTCCACCACGCATTTGTAGACTTCATTTGGGAAATGTTCCGCATCCACCAGGCCCGTGACTGTCGAGTAAACCCAAACGTTGACTATCCCCAAGACACACCTGTTCTACATGCCGCAATGAGACCAATGGATGGACTTCCAGGATACGTGAACTTTGATGGTTATCGAAGCTACTGGACGCAAATGTGGTTTCGATACGAACGTTCTCCGTCGTGTCCGGTTTGCCGCTCTCCATATTTAAGATGCAACCCGGCCCGCGGAGTGTGCGTTTCTGTTGAACGTATGCTTGCTCCCGATGAAGGAGCTCCAGGTGCTATGGGTGCAATGGGTTTCTCTGCTTTTGGAAGGGCATCATCCCCAAGCGCAGCTCGAGCAAGAGCTCAGGTCGCAATGCTTCCCGTCGGTAGAATATTCCGCGGGCCTCCCTCTGAGCCAAGGACGCAGGCGGCACAGGCAAGCATGGCCGGCGTGGCAGCTTTAAGACGCAAGAGAAGGGCCTTACCACAGAAAGATATGGTGTCTGTTCCATTTGTTGGTGAAAATTCAAATCAGCAAACTATCTCACAACCACTTGGAATTGGAGAAAAGTTCATTGGCCCAGAATCTGATGGCCGAACATCAGACGTTTTGGGCAAGAACATTGCTAGCGTTGTATTTGCAAGGCAAAACGTCGAAAACGCCACTCAAGATGTTTACTCAGGAAATGCATTTCCAGTTGCGGAACCGATGCCATTGCTCACCGTGCCTGGTTCGGACTCACTTGATTCATATATGGAATACCCTAGCTTGTACACTATCAACTCATCGGCCTCTGACGGTCTCTTTGTTCCTGTTCAGGTGACATACAGCGTTGTTGGAATCGACATGTCTGCCCAGACTCCCAGCACGAAATGTCTTCCATCAGATGCAGTATCGGCTCATATTAAAGTGTCCGCACAAGGCCTTAATTATCTGGGAGAATACACTGACTACGCAGTAGTAGACACCAGAGATTCTCTTCCTTCCGCTCATGTCATCATCGCCATGCGGGCTCCAGAGATTGGGCCGTCAATTTCAATGATAACAGCAAGTCATGGATGCGGGCAAATGTGCAAACCAATGTGCATCGCAACCGAAACTGACACATTGCAGTACAAACCATGCTCAGGAATACTGTGGATCTACCCTAAAGACGCAACTGCATACGCTCGATCATACGACAAGGCTGCGGAAATCATTGCAAAAGGCGGGACTAAATTCCCGATCTTGTTCCAATGTCACATGGAAAGTCAGCCCAAGCAGGGACTCTAA
- the LOC127854902 gene encoding uncharacterized protein LOC127854902 isoform X1: MKTNGEYDTFANLHRGIVETSAHRGPNFLGWHRVYLALFEEAIRRINRQISLPYWDSTLDFDMDNPVNTILFSAAFFGNGDGQVTTGPFANWVTPIGPLTRNIGGGSQLFSKEIIRSIMTRCRTRDITRPTALPQFDLEFFHGGPHVWVGGQLSGLNTAAHDPVFFLHHACVDYIWELFRNHQFFDCRVDPSSDYPVVTGQHLSTRAMDGLPGYRNIDGYRNYWTQNWYRYERSPTCPVCNSPYLTCNPARKVCVSIERTLAPDEAVTVSRMAMAADGNALSPQVSRARAQVALLDIGTVFDAPPAELRTQMGQASAVRRKRALKQYNKMSNIAGVNDSQQQNGEKRLEVGEQFLAPESDGRTSDVLGRNIASGVFLGKNDNSSMQDVYSGKAFPVAQPMSLVPVPVSNTLDLYMKNPSSYITKSSASDWLFAPVHLLYNVVGYDTNAQTPSMKCLPSDAISTSIKVSAQGLNYLGEYTDFAVVDISNTLPSANAIIAIRAPEVGPSISMVTASHGCGLMCKPMCFNTETGPSYKPCTGIMWIKPEDATAYVRSYDEAAESLAKGGTIFPILFQCHKESQSPWKGQ; encoded by the exons ATGAAAACG AATGGTGAGTATGACACGTTCGCCAACCTTCACCGCGGTATTGTGGAAACGTCCGCCCATCGGGGTCCAAATTTTCTCGGGTGGCATAGAGTCTATCTAGCTTT ATTCGAGGAAGCAATACGAAGAATTAACAGGCAAATTTCCCTTCCATACTGGGACTCCACGCTTGACTTTGATATGGACAATCCGGTAAACACAATCCTGTTCTCAGCGGCGTTCTTTGGAAACGGTGACGGACAGGTTACCACGGGGCCATTCGCAAACTGGGTAACTCCTATTGGTCCGCTGACAAGAAATATCGGCGGCGGAAGTCAGCTGTTTTCCAAAGAGATTATTCGAAGTATAATGACGCGTTGTCGGACTCGCGATATCACCCGTCCTACTGCGTTACCTCAGTTCGACCTTGAATTTTTCCACGGTGGTCCTCATGTTTGGGTCGGTGGGCAGTTGTCTGGTCTGAACACAGCCGCCCACGATCCCGTATTTTTCCTACACCACGCATGTGTAGACTACATTTGGGAACTGTTTCGCAACCACCAATTCTTTGACTGTCGAGTAGACCCAAGTTCAGATTATCCAGTGGTCACTGGTCAACATCTCTCAACCAGAGCTATGGACGGGTTGCCAGGATATCGCAATATTGATGGTTATCGCAACTACTGGACGCAAAACTGGTACAGATACGAACGTTCTCCAACATGTCCAGTTTGCAATTCCCCATATTTAACATGCAACCCGGCTCGCAAAGTGTGCGTGTCTATTGAACGTACGCTCGCTCCTGACGAGGCAGTGACTGTTTCTAGAATGGCTATGGCAGCTGATGGAAATGCCTTATCCCCGCAAGTTTCTCGAGCAAGAGCGCAAGTCGCATTGCTCGATATTGGCACAGTTTTCGACGCTCCTCCAGCTGAACTAAGAACGCAGATGGGTCAAGCAAGCGCGGTTCGTCGGAAGAGGGCCTTAAAGCAGTATAATAAGATGTCTAACATAGCTGGTGTAAACGATTCACAACAGCAAAATGGAGAAAAACGGCTTGAAGTAGGAGAACAGTTTCTTGCACCAGAATCCGATGGTCGTACATCCGATGTTTTGGGTAGGAATATTGCCAGTGGTGTATTTTTAGGAAAAAATGATAATAGCTCTATGCAAGACGTGTACTCAGGAAAAGCCTTCCCAGTCGCACAACCGATGTCACTAGTACCTGTACCGGTATCGAATACGTTAGATTTATATATGAAAAACCCTAGCTCTTACATTACAAAATCATCGGCCTCTGACTGGCTGTTTGCTCCTGTTCATCTGTTGTACAACGTTGTTGGATATGACACCAATGCCCAGACTCCGAGTATGAAATGTCTGCCATCTGACGCAATATCTACTTCTATAAAAGTGTCTGCACAAGGGCTCAATTATTTGGGAGAATACACCGACTTTGCCGTAGTAGACATCAGTAATACTCTTCCATCTGCCAATGCAATCATTGCCATAAGAGCTCCAGAGGTCGGGCCATCTATTTCCATGGTTACCGCAAGTCACGGATGCGGGCTTATGTGCAAGCCAATGTGTTTCAACACTGAAACCGGACCATCGTATAAACCATGCACAGGAATAATGTGGATCAAACCAGAAGACGCAACTGCATACGTACGATCCTACGATGAAGCTGCGGAAAGCCTTGCAAAAGGTGGGACAATATTCCCAATATTGTTCCAGTGTCACAAGGAAAGTCAATCCCCTTGGAAGGGGCAATAA
- the LOC127854902 gene encoding uncharacterized protein LOC127854902 isoform X2 produces MDNPVNTILFSAAFFGNGDGQVTTGPFANWVTPIGPLTRNIGGGSQLFSKEIIRSIMTRCRTRDITRPTALPQFDLEFFHGGPHVWVGGQLSGLNTAAHDPVFFLHHACVDYIWELFRNHQFFDCRVDPSSDYPVVTGQHLSTRAMDGLPGYRNIDGYRNYWTQNWYRYERSPTCPVCNSPYLTCNPARKVCVSIERTLAPDEAVTVSRMAMAADGNALSPQVSRARAQVALLDIGTVFDAPPAELRTQMGQASAVRRKRALKQYNKMSNIAGVNDSQQQNGEKRLEVGEQFLAPESDGRTSDVLGRNIASGVFLGKNDNSSMQDVYSGKAFPVAQPMSLVPVPVSNTLDLYMKNPSSYITKSSASDWLFAPVHLLYNVVGYDTNAQTPSMKCLPSDAISTSIKVSAQGLNYLGEYTDFAVVDISNTLPSANAIIAIRAPEVGPSISMVTASHGCGLMCKPMCFNTETGPSYKPCTGIMWIKPEDATAYVRSYDEAAESLAKGGTIFPILFQCHKESQSPWKGQ; encoded by the coding sequence ATGGACAATCCGGTAAACACAATCCTGTTCTCAGCGGCGTTCTTTGGAAACGGTGACGGACAGGTTACCACGGGGCCATTCGCAAACTGGGTAACTCCTATTGGTCCGCTGACAAGAAATATCGGCGGCGGAAGTCAGCTGTTTTCCAAAGAGATTATTCGAAGTATAATGACGCGTTGTCGGACTCGCGATATCACCCGTCCTACTGCGTTACCTCAGTTCGACCTTGAATTTTTCCACGGTGGTCCTCATGTTTGGGTCGGTGGGCAGTTGTCTGGTCTGAACACAGCCGCCCACGATCCCGTATTTTTCCTACACCACGCATGTGTAGACTACATTTGGGAACTGTTTCGCAACCACCAATTCTTTGACTGTCGAGTAGACCCAAGTTCAGATTATCCAGTGGTCACTGGTCAACATCTCTCAACCAGAGCTATGGACGGGTTGCCAGGATATCGCAATATTGATGGTTATCGCAACTACTGGACGCAAAACTGGTACAGATACGAACGTTCTCCAACATGTCCAGTTTGCAATTCCCCATATTTAACATGCAACCCGGCTCGCAAAGTGTGCGTGTCTATTGAACGTACGCTCGCTCCTGACGAGGCAGTGACTGTTTCTAGAATGGCTATGGCAGCTGATGGAAATGCCTTATCCCCGCAAGTTTCTCGAGCAAGAGCGCAAGTCGCATTGCTCGATATTGGCACAGTTTTCGACGCTCCTCCAGCTGAACTAAGAACGCAGATGGGTCAAGCAAGCGCGGTTCGTCGGAAGAGGGCCTTAAAGCAGTATAATAAGATGTCTAACATAGCTGGTGTAAACGATTCACAACAGCAAAATGGAGAAAAACGGCTTGAAGTAGGAGAACAGTTTCTTGCACCAGAATCCGATGGTCGTACATCCGATGTTTTGGGTAGGAATATTGCCAGTGGTGTATTTTTAGGAAAAAATGATAATAGCTCTATGCAAGACGTGTACTCAGGAAAAGCCTTCCCAGTCGCACAACCGATGTCACTAGTACCTGTACCGGTATCGAATACGTTAGATTTATATATGAAAAACCCTAGCTCTTACATTACAAAATCATCGGCCTCTGACTGGCTGTTTGCTCCTGTTCATCTGTTGTACAACGTTGTTGGATATGACACCAATGCCCAGACTCCGAGTATGAAATGTCTGCCATCTGACGCAATATCTACTTCTATAAAAGTGTCTGCACAAGGGCTCAATTATTTGGGAGAATACACCGACTTTGCCGTAGTAGACATCAGTAATACTCTTCCATCTGCCAATGCAATCATTGCCATAAGAGCTCCAGAGGTCGGGCCATCTATTTCCATGGTTACCGCAAGTCACGGATGCGGGCTTATGTGCAAGCCAATGTGTTTCAACACTGAAACCGGACCATCGTATAAACCATGCACAGGAATAATGTGGATCAAACCAGAAGACGCAACTGCATACGTACGATCCTACGATGAAGCTGCGGAAAGCCTTGCAAAAGGTGGGACAATATTCCCAATATTGTTCCAGTGTCACAAGGAAAGTCAATCCCCTTGGAAGGGGCAATAA